The Hordeum vulgare subsp. vulgare chromosome 7H, MorexV3_pseudomolecules_assembly, whole genome shotgun sequence DNA window ATGGAGATGCAATCGTCGCCAACGGCGATGGTGGTGTCGATGATGTTGACATTGGACGAGTCGCCCATGTGGATGCCGTCGGTGTTGGGGCTGTCCCCGGGCGCGCTCACCTTCACGTCCTTGACGGTCACGCCCTTGCACTCGTAGATGTTCATGTGGAAGAACTTGGAATTGATGATAGAGATGCCTTCGATGAGCGCGTCATCACAGAAGTCCAGCACCAAGGACTGCATTGCATGCATGCACCATGTACGTAAGAACAGCATTTCCTTGATACGGAGTACTAAGTAAAATTGATTATTATGTTATGTTATATATGCACGCGTACGTACGTTTGGCAAGATCTTGCAGTTGTAGTTCTTTTGGCAACTGTTCTTGGTCCAGACGGCCTTGCCTTGACCGTCGATCGATCCTTTGCCGGTGATGACGAGGTTCTTGATGCGCATGATCTCGATCCAGTTAGACGGGAACTTGGACAGGTCGTTGGAAGCAAGCAAGTTGCCTTCCAGCTTGATGGTGACGCCGTCGCCCTTGCATGGCCCCGTGAAATTTAGAGCTCCAGTCAGGAAATCACCCTTGGGGATGACGATCGTCTGCTTGCCTGTGCCGCCGCACGCCGAAGCCcatgcctcctccaccgcctgcaTGCATGCAATACAAACCCATGACATTATTGATCGATTAGCGTGCCAAACCCATCATCATTCATACATTCTCCTTCAAGTATACGTAGTACCTTGGTGCTGTCCGTCTTGCCGTCGGGTTTCGCGCCGAGCTTGGTGATGTCGTACTCCCCGCCCGGACCGGAAGCCGCCGGACCGGAAGCCGCCGGACCATCTgcgctctccttcttctcctccttgcctTTGGCGTACGCTGCGCTCACCACCACCATGAGCAACAGGACTCTCATCGCAACGTTCCTGAACGCCATTCTGTCTTTGTGGAATCCTCctcgatctttgattcttgcaggcCAGGAGCTTCAGAGTCCAACCTTATATACACATTGGTTCACGGGGGACAAGTGTTCGGCTTAATTATTCGCTATGGTCATGGCatgctcatttgctattttcaggTTGTGGTTGCTGGTTAAAACGGGTTGTTGTCCACTGGTTATTTTTGGATCACCTTACTAATTTGATTCCAAGTTGCTCGTGTCTGAAAATTCAGCTCCAGCTCTTTCATAACGATCTATCTCGTATTCCATtccatccgttccaaaatatataaGT harbors:
- the LOC123411397 gene encoding exopolygalacturonase-like encodes the protein MAFRNVAMRVLLLMVVVSAAYAKGKEEKKESADGPAASGPAASGPGGEYDITKLGAKPDGKTDSTKAVEEAWASACGGTGKQTIVIPKGDFLTGALNFTGPCKGDGVTIKLEGNLLASNDLSKFPSNWIEIMRIKNLVITGKGSIDGQGKAVWTKNSCQKNYNCKILPNSLVLDFCDDALIEGISIINSKFFHMNIYECKGVTVKDVKVSAPGDSPNTDGIHMGDSSNVNIIDTTIAVGDDCISIGPGSKQVNISGVTCGPGHGISIGSLGRYKDEKDVTDVHVKNCVFKGSTNGLRIKSYEDSKSPLVASKISYENIKMDDSGYPIIIDQKYCPNKLCTAKGDSSRVTVKDVTFKNITGTSSTPEAVSLLCSDKKPCEGVTMSDVKIEYSGKNNKTMAVCTNVKVTATGVDKANACAA